The following proteins come from a genomic window of Peptoniphilus equinus:
- a CDS encoding YaiI/YqxD family protein gives MDIYLDSDAAPVKETVTRLAQAHGIKLYMVASYLTELHSDYATIIHVDPSKEAADLEIANRIRPGDVALTADLGLSALLLARGAYVLNFRGDAITDANIMSGLAVRHANKKRRRQGIYAHNPARSADDAYKFEQALDELLSMLQGRTL, from the coding sequence ATGGATATCTATCTGGACAGTGACGCCGCGCCGGTAAAAGAGACCGTCACCCGCTTGGCACAAGCCCATGGCATCAAACTTTACATGGTGGCCAGTTACCTCACTGAACTTCACAGCGACTATGCCACCATCATTCACGTAGATCCGTCAAAAGAGGCGGCGGATCTTGAAATTGCCAACCGCATCCGTCCCGGTGACGTGGCTTTGACGGCAGACTTGGGCCTCTCGGCACTACTCCTCGCACGAGGTGCGTACGTTTTAAATTTCAGAGGCGATGCCATCACAGATGCCAACATTATGAGCGGCCTTGCCGTGCGTCACGCTAATAAAAAGCGCCGCCGCCAAGGTATCTATGCTCATAACCCGGCGCGCAGCGCAGATGATGCGTACAAATTTGAACAAGCTCTGGACGAGCTACTGTCGATGCTTCAAGGCAGAACACTTTAA
- a CDS encoding LCP family protein has product MKKFFIVISIVLIVAVGGFVSFLYSVCPKFDNKGVERLEEKDPLAGGTDVFQGDQILRVLVLGVDKTATLDKTEEENGMRSDTIMLFSLDPKTHRAQLLSVPRDSYIRIHGYGKNKINAAFSEIVYPGGGVNLVAQTLEDLLNVKIDNYAIMDYKAVSSIVDAVGGVDVEWKYDDYTYTDDWVVPPLKIEMKRGINHLDGEKAVNYLRARKAYPGMQDIMRIGAQQDFLMLLFDKVKNPAILLKIPELIDIVDRYVETDLTYGQMLTLAKFGLGLTRETIDTATLEGTGQSGVLIGRDKVDVYVVDPAVAQSVILRDDTQATDSDNGTQDGVGTDGTSENSTADDIGNGNGTAATHTNDADHASTVSGNSTNDTKNASGSKQRGTGKVIIQSN; this is encoded by the coding sequence GTGAAGAAGTTTTTTATAGTAATCAGTATAGTGCTTATTGTGGCGGTGGGAGGCTTCGTGTCATTTCTCTACAGTGTCTGCCCGAAGTTTGACAATAAGGGCGTGGAACGTTTGGAAGAGAAAGATCCTTTAGCAGGAGGGACCGATGTCTTTCAGGGGGATCAGATCCTCCGTGTGTTGGTTCTGGGAGTGGATAAGACGGCTACCCTGGATAAAACCGAAGAAGAGAACGGTATGCGTTCGGACACGATCATGCTCTTTTCTTTAGATCCCAAGACTCACAGAGCTCAGTTGCTCTCCGTGCCGCGGGACTCCTACATACGCATTCACGGCTATGGCAAAAATAAGATTAATGCGGCCTTTAGTGAGATTGTCTATCCCGGCGGCGGGGTCAATTTGGTGGCGCAGACGTTGGAAGACTTGCTGAATGTGAAAATTGACAACTACGCCATTATGGATTACAAGGCGGTATCGAGCATTGTGGATGCCGTGGGCGGCGTGGATGTGGAATGGAAGTACGACGATTATACGTATACCGATGACTGGGTGGTGCCGCCATTAAAAATTGAAATGAAACGCGGGATCAATCATCTGGACGGAGAAAAAGCCGTGAACTACTTGAGGGCGCGCAAAGCCTATCCGGGGATGCAGGATATTATGCGTATTGGCGCGCAACAGGATTTTCTTATGCTCCTCTTTGACAAGGTGAAAAATCCTGCCATTTTGCTTAAAATCCCTGAACTTATCGATATTGTCGATCGCTATGTGGAAACGGATCTCACTTACGGACAGATGCTCACCCTGGCGAAGTTTGGACTGGGTTTGACACGGGAGACTATTGATACGGCCACGCTAGAGGGCACCGGCCAATCAGGTGTGCTTATCGGTCGGGATAAAGTCGATGTCTATGTGGTGGATCCTGCTGTGGCCCAAAGTGTCATCCTGCGTGATGATACGCAGGCAACCGACAGCGATAATGGTACGCAAGACGGTGTCGGCACTGATGGGACGTCCGAAAACTCTACCGCTGACGATATCGGCAACGGCAATGGCACCGCTGCGACGCACACCAACGACGCAGACCATGCATCTACGGTGAGTGGCAATTCAACTAACGATACGAAAAATGCGTCGGGTTCAAAACAGCGAGGCACCGGTAAAGTGATCATTCAATCCAATTAA
- a CDS encoding pro-sigmaK processing inhibitor BofA family protein yields the protein MELFFIGAAIAVVASLVLGSMVLMFKVLMNIIGGAVLLFVVNLVLEPMGLGIAIGPLTALLTGIFGIPYVVVLTLIKLFL from the coding sequence ATGGAACTGTTTTTTATCGGAGCGGCGATCGCTGTTGTGGCGAGTTTGGTCTTAGGCTCCATGGTACTTATGTTTAAAGTCCTGATGAATATTATTGGCGGCGCGGTGCTGCTCTTTGTAGTGAATTTGGTATTGGAGCCCATGGGTCTCGGGATTGCCATCGGCCCTTTAACTGCGCTGTTAACCGGCATTTTCGGTATCCCGTATGTGGTTGTACTCACATTAATCAAATTGTTTCTGTAG
- a CDS encoding V-type ATPase subunit subunit G family protein encodes MSALDQIVTTEKKADAELLRAKDEATRIIEAAKETARQLKEERLNSLHARLEQMNADMTTRAHTEETQILDRAQSKVAAESTIGTNDLDALAEFVVEEVIHGNR; translated from the coding sequence ATGAGCGCACTGGATCAAATTGTTACCACAGAAAAAAAAGCGGATGCAGAACTTCTGCGTGCCAAAGATGAAGCGACGCGTATTATTGAAGCGGCAAAAGAAACGGCCCGTCAATTAAAAGAGGAACGTCTCAACAGTTTACATGCCCGGTTGGAGCAGATGAATGCAGATATGACAACAAGGGCGCACACGGAAGAAACACAGATTTTAGATAGAGCACAGTCGAAAGTTGCAGCCGAAAGCACTATAGGGACGAATGACCTGGATGCTTTGGCAGAATTTGTAGTAGAAGAGGTAATACATGGCAATCGTTAA